The DNA window TGGTGGTGATGCTTGTGgagattgtgtcatttccatacAAAAAAGTGTCATAAAGTTAGCTTGTTCACATTGCATGTTGACAACCTCAGCTTGTGCTTTAGCTAATTGTACTTGAAGCTCATTCACTTGCTTTTGTAGTTGACATATTGCTCCTGCACAACCATAGACAGGATCCCTCAACCTAGCATTGGCCTCATACACCATACTACTCACAGCATCTGCTCTTTGAAATTCCGGTAGTTCCTAAACAAAATTAACCAAATAACATATGGTTATGATTAATGCTTCGTGTTTAACTTGAAAAATGCCAACGAGTGTATGTATCAGATCTTTCGAAAATATGTTGAAGTGTCACTTTAATTACTAAAGGTAACTAACATTATTAGTGAAATCAATGACATGGAAAATTAGCCAAATCACCAATTGTAACATGTTAAATCACTTATAGTGtaaaaatataagtatatatttacAATGATATAAGGTAGATCCTCATGATAACTTTAGTGTAATTGTCGAAATCAATCAAATTTGTCAAATCTAACAGGTGGAATTATGTGTGCAAGAGAGAagaatataattttgattattttgaccATGAGTATAGTTGGTAccaaaccacaatttttttttcttcaaaactaATTAAAGTCATTggacaaagaaaaaataaaattgaaaatgcaGCCACATGGAAAAGAATAgtaatttgacaaaaaaaaaaccattatATTTGTTGAACTGCCAAATATAGTATCCAAagcatttgaaaaaaaaaacatgtaagcTTGAAAATGAATTGCCCTTTCTTACACTACTAAGGACAATATTGGTATTTCACTATTAAATTTCTTGTAACTATATTTTAACAATCAACGTACTCTTATATTAATTAGCCCATGGCTCTTTTACTTTTCAAATTGCATCTAGAAGTAAAAGTTGTCATACTTCTACTAACAAGTTTAATTATATTGATCACtacaaaaaagaagagaaattagTTATGAATTTTGTCGCTATTAAATAGCTCGTAGCTAACATAATTTAGAAATATACCTGCAAGAACTTGATAATATTGCTCGCACCAAAGACGCGATGAGCGGTAGTGAACTTGATGGGATCATTGGGAGGAAAATAAGGAGCCAACACACATTTCTCCGCGCACCTCCTCCGCAAGATTTTGCAGGCCGCACAAGGGCTGACGACCACCGCCACTTGTGGCGATGGTGGAGAGTTAGGAGGAGAGGAAGAGGACGGTGAGACGGACCGAGAAGATGGTGGTGAAGAAGTAATGGTGGTGGCAGTGGTGGTGTCACTACTAGACTCCATTTCTTAAAGAAACTCTTTGGAGAAATGTTCTTACGTGCTAGAAAATGTGAGAAGGGAGAATATTTGGAATGGTACGTTTAACTTGGAGTGAACAAAGGGAATATTTATAAGCCAATggaaataaaggaaaaagaatgaaaGGGTAGGATGGGGTTTGGGGTGGGGGGACCAGAGGGAATGAcatcataaataagaaaatgatgTCATAGGTAAAttgttatatataaaattataattataagtatacaatgtaattttccttatttatttattgaagaatttaagttatatacattgatatattatatatgtgaagttaaaattataaatatataatgtaatttttcatcAGAGGGTTTGGAACCCCTTACTGGCTCCCCactattattatatgatttatCTATTATTACCTTACAAATAGCTTAAAATATATACTAAATGTTTTTCATACTATCAACacatataacatatttttatgaACACACAAACGTAAAATTTTGACTGATCATGATAAGGGTAGAAAATCAATAGTGTAAATATTTGGCtcagggaaaaaaaaaaaaaaggaacaactaaaaataatatgtattaatttttagataaaataactaattgaaTTTCACTAATATTTGACTTTTGGAATGTGAAAACTTAAGTAGGAGCTTTGAAATTAGGTTAGCCGATATTCTAAGAACTTTTAACTAATATACAACTTGGCTTAACTAAAAGTTGTTTGTTGTGAACTAATAacctttaaaagaaaaaaaaaaggaatctaCACTTGTATAAATTACTAATTCATTTACTCTATCGACATAACTGGTAAATATCATTTTCCATTAATCTTATAATTTGTTGTAGAAGCATAAAAAGTATAAATAAGGaagaaaaagtttgaaatatattcgaactttgaccgaaattatTGTAACAATTCCAATTTTAGGCAGGACCTATTACTCtcctacactatttaatagtgtattttaaagatatataagtgcccacgtggacatcataaatattgcatcattataaataagaaCTTGTCCACGTGAacacttatatatctttaaaatacactattaaaaaGTGCATGGGTTAATAGATCCTGCCCAAAGTTTAGGATTGTTAcagcaatttcgatcaaagttcaaatatatttcaaacattttaccctaaaataattaataagacCATAAAAGCTCTTGCAAGTGCCAAAAAGAAAGATTATTGACAAAGCAAAAATAGTGCCGACGGTATAAACACGTACTCCTTGTACTCGAGTTCATTCATCTCACGTActattctaatatatatatatatatatatatatataaaattaacgaTGTGGAATATGTTGTCTCCTTTACATTAGCCACAGTAAGCCGTTAGCACCTCAAGCATGATATCCAATTGAAGTTGATATGTCTAATTAAAAGAGATTGCcatattttatatgattaacTTATCTAcgtataaatatttaatttgagaacagacacaaaaaatacaaaatatgaatCAAAAGTCTCTAATGGAACACTTTATCACGTATTCAGATGCTTAATTTATTAGAACATATCATAATCTGAGTGTCTAAATGAATTTtatcaacaaattttaaagggATAATTAAGGTATTCTCCAAAAATGATATGTATGTGTATGTGTATTACCTATACATACATGGAAAGATGCACTCATATAGTAATATAGAagattcttttaaatatttcaacaaATTTGGTATATGTCATTCTATAGGCtagaatttttttcaatatacaGCAGACATGTTTGGTTTGTATTTCTCATTCAGAGACTAAAAGTACtctaaatacttatttttttctaattataagACATTGGAAAAGTCCAAGGGTGACTAATTAACAGTGAGCCTAACTTAGAAAATACGCTCTACTTAATACTAATATAATTCTACATtgaaaattttccttttttaattagGTTTTGATGTGACTTAAGTAAATTACACACACTTAAGTCAGGAACCAAGTTATCATCTTGCAATtaacaactcaaaaaaaaaaaaaaacatccgTAGAAAGCGGAGTTAGAATTATACTTTGAAACGTGTGAGTTTgagattttaatttgataaggTGAACATGTTTAATATATTTCTTAAGAgttaaaactaataaatttNTTAAGTCAGGACTAAGTTATCATCTTGCAATtaacaactcaaaaaaaaaaaaaaacatccgTAGAAAGCGGAGTTAGAATTATACTTTGAAACGTGTGAGTTTgagattttaatttgataaggTGAACATGTTTAATATATTTCTTAAGAgttaaaactaataaatttcGTTGAATTCGTAATTTGTACTCTAGCTCCGTGCCGATAGAAAGATCTCAATATAACCTTTAAGCTAtaaatctattttatatatacCACTACTTCGGGTAAAGTTGGTGGGACCAAATTCAATTGTCAGAACTTTAGAACTTTAATTTAGCAAAAAATACCATGATAGAGCTAGAGAATTTGATAATAGATTAAGGGGTATTTGAATTGGTTTTTTTAGGtgagttaaaagttaaaagttaaaagttataaGTTGGAAATATTCAACTTTTCGCTTTTgacttttttgatattttttcagCTTTATAAAAAgcgtttaaaaacattttttgagTTATCCAAAcatttcaaaaactaaaaatgactaAAAAGCTAAAGCCACTAATATAggtcaatccaaacacccatTAAGAGCtcatttggattgactttttatttttgacatatAAGTCAAAAGTTATAAGTTAAAAATTTTATAgcttatttttgtcattttagtttaaacaagtatttataagcattttttaaatttataaaaacacTTCAAAAGTGCTTGAAAgctattttgacttaaaaacactCAAAATAAGCCATCCCAAACATGCTTTAAATTTCTTGAGACAAAacatatgttgatatatatatatatatatatatatatatatataaataagttCACCAACAATAGCGTATTCACTGAAATTCTATAAGTGGGGTATAAGTGGGGTATCAGGAATGAAAGTAGAGATTATTTCTTATAGACGTTTgactcaagtaaagcatatcaaAATATGTATGCGAGAAACATAGTATAGAAGAAACCATGTtgaaaataatggagaaaagAAGAATAGCAACAATAAATAATACGATAACCAAAGCAAATGAaataataggtaaaaataaaatcaaagaataaGAAAGTAGAAGCAAAATAATAGTAGTATTGATAAGGGATACTACGACTCATGACTACCTACTAATTTTCTACTCTAATTATTAACCTTCATATCTTCATAGCTAGGTTCACGTCATCGGTAAGTTGCAAATGTGTCATGtcatgtctaatcacctctccaaTATATACTTCTTCTTCCTTCATCAGGCCCACCATAACCAACTTCTTACACCTCCTCACTTAAAACATCTATGTATTTGCTCTTCACATGTTCGAAACATCTCAACATCCCTTTCCGCATCTTTTACAACACAAAGGTAACATCTTGTCCTAAATATCCCCGCTTCTAATCGTATCTCTCCTAGTAAGGACACACATACATCATAACATTCTCATTTTCATTATGTTCATCTTTTAGATTGGATGTGCGAGTTCTTCACTGGCCAACACTTAGCCTCATCCAACATAGTTGGTCTAATAACCACTTTATAAATCTTAGTTTAAGTCTTGGTGTCACGTTCTTATCTGTCACAACCCGAAGTataccctagacgtgacatggcgtataagaccccgagaggccctacacaagccacttgacatacatcatacaagataatagaaacaaAAGAGTTTAAAAGGTTAACATTTCATACAAACGAGTTTGACCAAAAGCAAAAGTCTAAACATAAGTCTTgaagccatctattacatcaacgaagtgattgggacgtaacccatacatcacatgCAAAATCTGCATTGGAAATGACATAAAAATGATTAAAGAGTCTCGATCCTCGGGTCTGACATTCAGGGTtatcagtttcgtggctagaggttgTTGGAGAGATTCTgagttgtggtgagtcctcatgcttcgaggaccgGACTTTTATAGCTTTCGGTCATTTCTTACTTTCAAACTTTGTACGTGATGTCAGGATTACGTCCCGATCACATCTTCATGTATTAGATGGCAAATGAGACACTTAgtagacttccgctttacttTAATAAAACTCTTAGACTTTGAAATGTCAACTTTTAATATCTTTCAagtttctattatcttgtatatatatatatatatatatatgatgtatgCAAAGTGGCTTAtatggggcctctcggggtcctatacgccatgttacacctaggggtatcttgggtcgtgacataaacTAAATAGCTTAATAATATTGAAAACTCAGATTAAAATGATAGACACGTTATTTGAAATCATCTTTTATATGTGGAACTGAGAGACCGGCTGAAAAACTAATTATGACAATTTTTGTATTGtgaatgaaattaaatatacaatttaaacgaaacaattcaaatacatgatttttatttttttattttgagggTTCATAAAAACACACTTGAGTAAAGATACTcaattatatgaaaaaatatgtatttatggACTAGCAATGAAGGAATTCTAAATTTTGTGGAATTAATAACTGAAGAACTAAATAAGTTCACTTTTGGGATTCACTGGGTTGGATACCCACTGataaaatcccacatacctataAGGAAAAACTTTGATGTAATCTCTGAACCTAAAGCTTGAAGATGAACATCCATAGTTTATTGCTTAGAGAACTTAGAACGTAGTTGTCAAATAATTTCAAATGTTAAGCGTAAGTAAGGAAGTTTGGGTCGACTGAATTCTCTTTAATTCCACTTAGGATAGGCCAAAATGTCGTGATTTAGGAgttaaaagagtgaaaaaaaaaacgaaataaCCCTAATTAAAAAGTTGTCGAAAAATTCCATGAGGACCATCTAAGGTCTGTGGAATGATCTACAGTCCatgagttaggcccaagaccTAATCTAATATGATATCAGAGCAGGACCCGTCTCACCCGATATTGgggcccccaaaatcaaaaattgcccatgcaccagatgctaagcactaGGCGTGAGGTgcggtgttaaagaatgacaaaagtcccacatcggtggttaatgagatggatgAACTCCTTATAAAGCTTGAGCAATCCTcatccctttgagctagcttttggggtgtgagttaggcctaagacctaatctAACATAGATCCGGTCCATGGAATCCATCGAAATTTAATTTATGAGACCGATactctacggtccgtagatctaTTAATCTACGACCTGTTTATTGAATCCGTGAATGCGAACTAGTAGCTAATTTTTCTGCACTTCATTCCACAAGTTCAATTCACGGCTCGTGGTTTGACTCACAATATGTTGTTTGAGTATGtgaaaattaagttaatatcAAAGTTGATTCACGAGCCTAATTTATGGTTTGTGGTCTAAATTTACGTCCTATATGGCGTCTGTAAAATGAATTCATATTAGCCACCTAACTCTCTGATAGATATGGTCTAATCCTTAGCTTAAAATTGTTGGGTTAGAaaggtgattagggcgtcatgcggaagcttataattgcaaatcatagagttgataaatcagatgaaaaataaaagtaaactaaatatattattaatataaNactctacggtccgtagatctaTTAATCTACGACCTGTATATTGAATCCGTGAATGCGAACTAGTAGCTAAATTTTCTGCAGTTCAATTCACGGCTTGTGGTTTGACTCACAACATGTTGTTTGAGTCTGtgaaaattaagttaatatcAAAGTTGATTCACGAACCTAATTTATGGTTTGTGGTCTAAATTTACGTCCTATACGGCGTCTGTAAAATGAATTGATATTAGCCACCTAACTCTCTGATAGATATGGTCTAATCCTTAGCTTAAAATTGTTGGGTTAGAaaggtgattagggcgtcatgcggaagcttataattgcaaatcatagagttgataaatcagatgaaaaataaaagtaaactaaatatattattaatataatttgttcAAACGACCTACATATtgaaaactaatattaaaaacataaattttattgagagaataatctccccataaacaaaactctctaaatgactacattgtggatgttcttGTTGTTCTGTTATGAGAATatggatcttcaatttatagatctccaaacttttcctctaagagaaataataaaccaaatatggaagagaattgtatttttctttcaggaaaagttaaaacatttatggtaatactttgattttccttcaaggaaaaaataaatttcaaataaggtAATAAAATCAGGGTAAAATCTTAACAAAAATTTGTGAGGTGTTACAAAGATGGATGAGTAGGCAAAAAGAACTAGTATTTCATTGCTCAATAATATGTTGAAAGCATGTATAATTTTGGAGGTAAATTATACAATACACTGCCTCTTGTAGAGTTCTCTTATAACAAGTCATTATGTGTCTTAATGAAGCTTTATGAAGCACTCTATGGGTGGCGTTGTAGGTGCTAATTCAATTGTTGAAGATATAGATAAGATGAATATCATAATGAGTCAACTCAAAATTGCTTAAAGTCAACATAAGTCTTATACTTATATTACGTGATGTCGTCATATTGCGAGTTAAAATTCATTGTGGATGACAAAGTATTTTTATGAAAGTTTCACCAATATAATGAAGTGCGTGATGTATTTTGATGGAAAAGAAATGCTTAGTCCTCATTTACGTACCGATTCCTATAAAATCATACTTTCTTTGTTCCTTATCAGTTAATTACCTTACTAATCAAGaaagtattaattatttttttctacattattcttgaaattaattcttttttaaagtatttatatttatttgtaaaattcctAAGAAGTTTTTTAAGGGTTGAGTTTGTAAAATTATCTTCTTGTTTACGATTTCTTAATATGCctagaaaaaaaagtaataaactaatatagaatagaagaaatatagaagattaGGAAGGTGACTTATGAGTTGAATTTTTCATGTGAGATGTCCTtggtgcatccagtctttcacatttctatgttgTGGTTGTATAGTTGTCCTAGTCTTTTGCACATCTTGTGTCATAAGGAACTTGAAATAAACTGAGTACTTGTTGCTTCCAAATTGTTGGTGAGTCCACATATTTGTTTGTGGGGCtctattgagtttttttttctttctatttttcttcttcgatCTATAGTTTCATCTATGTCTtgaaaattaactaaaaagaaattagtaatacaaacaaattaaaatgagaatataaaataatatatagtacTGAAAGGTCATGTAGATATATTAGGATGCAGACTTTGTGAGTTGCTATTATAGGTGAGGCAGATGCATATTTCCTAATTCTTTAACTACCATTTTATTACGTGTCTAGAGATGGAGAATGACATAAAGATTTTATAGCCTTAGATGGCCTAGAGAAGTCAGCTCGTGTAGCACATGCAATAGAAAATATCATCAAGCATGAGGTccttttcttcatatttttacaatttgtccaatatttttcatatttaattaattttgattttataaattcataTCAAGAGCCACATTCTTTTATGAAGAATGTTTGTTGCTtaattattcataaaaatatacaGACAATTAACCATCTAGAAGGGTGGTGAAATAGTCGGAGAGCGATGTTTgtgattatttttcaattttttcttctaaGTAATTTAGGGTTCTTATGTACGAAGATAATCAATTCGGTCATTGTGGTTAAATTTTATTATGGATTTCTGACCATATTCTCCATCGACCCCCTTATCTCTTTCTTCGCCGCGTTAAATACTTCTATAATATGTTGAATTCAATTTTGAATACCAGATGCTTTAAAAAAGTGTTGCAAATTAAtgagtttgatttttaattCCAAATGAGAGAAACACGATGAAAATTAACAAACTCCTTAACTACACATTAGAAGATTGAATGTCAGCAAGAAGAGGAAAtcaattactccctccgtctccgtggcatttttgaatttctagattcaaacaagtctatctttgactgtaaatttttcataggtctataaaaacattttgaataatcaattattgtgacttatagttttttacgtagtttacaaatatataaatttcatttcaaaataattgaagattCCATACGCAAATTTTCGGTCAAATAAAacgtttgactctcaaaaattgaaaagtgtCACATGAATTGGGACAGAGGAAGTATATCATAGTTAAAGTCTTGACATGATAAGAAGTtgtaattataattttacttgTATAGAGCAAtaggataaatatatttttttacatgttatttAACTTGCTATATGGGGTTGTTTGACTTATTTTTCAGTGTTTCCATTAGTCACGAGGTGTGACTTAAGCACTTTGGTGAGCTGACCGAAAAATAAATCGGAGACCTTAAACTTTtgaatactaataataatttttctaatttaaaatttatttttctagttttttttcttattttttaggaCGCAAAGTTATTACTTaatatgtttcttaaaaaagtatattttgagaTGTAAACTCAtttctctcttttatatatgaaaaaaaaattctttttcaataaatatagtactctctccgttttagtttgttttatctaattttaacttaacacataatttgaagtttaataaaaaagtaaaaaagatttttgactCTTGtagtattaaattaaaaattgaaaagtacaataattttttttttaaaaaaaatacctaTAATAATCTTACTATAGCTAAAAAATAAGGGACCTCTTAAATTTGGGGCCTAAAGCGAATGCAGCCCCTCTTAATCACTTATTAGACAATCACTATAATTACCTTTTTATAAGTGATTTAATaatgtaaattaattttttaattcagtAAATGCATAGATGTTAAACTCATAATTACCTTATAGatcaaaaccatttttttttaactcaaaaagGTTAATTTccagataattatttttaaattgcaaCCTTGTTGGACGTGTGGGAACAAGAAGAAGTACTTGTGCTGTAAGAATTGACAAATGACCAAATCTGGAAGCCACTTAAGTGGCTTCTTAGCACTTATGCTAGCTTTTAACGCGTAcagtatataatatatagtattatacaacttttaaaaatattatgactTTAACTAATATGTCCAAATATGTGAAGACAAATTTCTAAGTCTTCAATACAATAGTATAAGAATTCTCTATAACTTGTTTAAGTGGAAGCAGTTGGACTCCTGTCAttctaaagaaaaaatatatatatatatatacagaaataataaaatttataatcatgaAAAACAGCTTTGTCCATTGCGTGTGGAccatgataaaaagaaaaaagagagacaaaaaatggaaaaatatcttcttatttttcaaGTCTACATGTGTTTTGACTTCTTTTTTCCATTATCTTTTTCAAGTCTCCATgtgtttaaagtttaaacttctTTTTTCCCTTCCTTTTTAGGCTGAGAAAAGATACCAATGAGCCCCTTACcattcatatataatagtgGTTATATAACAACAACTATTCTCTATATTTCtctatatttcaatttatgtggtacttcTTCCGCACCATATTCGATAGACGTCTTACTAAAAGTATTTGTCCCATATTACTTGATCGCTTACTAAATCAGgattgaattaattaattatttttttccattttatccCTACTATATGAATTAATATGACCTTTGgagtttaaataaattttgaagatCTAAGAATTCTTTTTCAAGAGGCTAATTAATATGAACAAAAGgcaaaatagtaaaattgatcaatctattaatgatttcttaattatagtgtaaaataaaaagtgtttatCTAATATAGAACAAAGGTAGTACTCCTTAGTTTTTGAGTGTTAAACAAGTGTTTTTCAATCATAATTTGTTCATATGTTCTtttaagtattttgaatttttagtcatttaacttggtctttattttcaattttatgtgacactattCGACCTTGTtacaaagttaaagaaaaaaatgaagactaTTGAAACTTGTGGCTCTAAATACTTATTGATCAATGTTGCtatgaataattttattaagagtattttaatgttaaattattttaaattatagaaAGATGACAGTCGTTTTGAGAcgaatcaaaaaaaaatatctcacatatattgagataaagagtagtattttttatttagttttcaagtatgtaaattttattttttaatattcaacATCTGAATTTACTAGTATTAAATTTTAAAGCTCTAACTCTTCAAATCTAAATAGCGCCACACAATTTGGTACAAAGAAATTACAAATTAGTTACATGAGCTCACTTCCGAGTAATTTCCTTAGATAGTCATCCATATTTGGAAAATTACCTAATAATATcacttttgtttgttttagaaCTATAATATCACCCAACTTTgtatattttcctcaaaatatacttgacacaaaaaaaCATCTCTCTCTCCTAATGAATGTCATGTcatattatttactttttactaattaaaaaaaataactttttaaatcaACCCATATGATATATTCGGTAAAAGAAATAATTACATAATGCAAAGTGAACATTTTTAAACGaactcttatttattttctgttattATGATTAACACTAAGTATTTAttctaaatcatttttcaaatcattcaTTCTTTAAGTTCTTATAGAATGCACAATGTGAACATTAAAAGCAAGTAAAAGTAAACGAAAAAAACATTATTGTCTTtcctaaaaaataatgtatcatatcacttatgtttgtttagaaaaatatagtgtagtcctaaaacaaacataagtaAGTTATGTATCATATCTAGGGAAATTACTCCTCACTTCCTAACGACCAATATATAACTTACTATAAtaatacatgaaaaaaatggTTCAAGAAGGTACACATAAACAAAAACTCTACATTGAAGTatgtgattattttatttaaaaattagaattgtaagaaaatacacatttttataagtatttaattatGTCTTCAACACGTCCCTTCATGTTAGGgtcaattttaattattattttttgtgaaaacGTTCAAATCACCCCTTTTGATAATTAATGATAGTAAAACTTGTACACAAAATCTCTATATAATTTAATACCATATTGAACTGTGTGAACAATCTCATGTgttaatttgttaaaaaaaaactgCTTAACTTTTTAATAACTTAATATTATTGTCTTTAACAATGTCAACctgaataaaattaaaaggtCAGAATGGTCAAGTGTAACGATCCGTTCCGATTGTTATGACTTGACCAATGATGAAAGAAATTGAGCcataaagtttttcaaatagTGACTTAAAAATTTCAAGCTAGGCTAGTCTCAGATGGAATCTATGCGAAGTGAGGTCTAGGGCCATTCGGGAATGATTTGGGGTGCAATATCTAAGCTTGGTTCTTATTTTCTAGTAGCCAAGACATTAAAGAACCTGTAGgaatttacaaaattaaattaagatgAGTCAAACTTCCAGAATCGATCTTGACGTGAAATGGATAGTTCGGGATGTCAAAGAAAGAAGGTATATTGTGCAAAATAAACTTCTCAGGTGTTTTCGAGTCTCTGAAGTACTTCTAGCTATAGAGGGAGTGTGCAAGAGCTATAGCGGACTGACAACCGCTATAACAAGGTTGTTATAGTGGGCTGGACTGCTATAATGGGGTAAGTCAAGATTTTATGCAGAAAAAGCCCCAAAACCTCCTATTTTCTGCGTAATTATTCTTGGGTTTCATGAGTGAACCGGTTTTATTCATTGTGATGATCTTGGACATGTTTCTTGTGATTGTTAAGTTAGGTTGAGAACTGAGAGTCTGGTTTATGTTGTTTACTGCTTATCT is part of the Solanum stenotomum isolate F172 chromosome 8, ASM1918654v1, whole genome shotgun sequence genome and encodes:
- the LOC125873402 gene encoding LOB domain-containing protein 1-like, with translation MESSSDTTTATTITSSPPSSRSVSPSSSSPPNSPPSPQVAVVVSPCAACKILRRRCAEKCVLAPYFPPNDPIKFTTAHRVFGASNIIKFLQELPEFQRADAVSSMVYEANARLRDPVYGCAGAICQLQKQVNELQVQLAKAQAEVVNMQCEQANFMTLFCMEMTQSPQASPPQQSLDNFTNIPQYGSSQNNMSILDENNVGSIWETLWT